The region TGATGTACTGGCTGATCGCCTCATCCATTTTGTCGCCGCCAACCCGTACCGATCTCGAGAAGACCACCCCCGCCAGGGCAATGACCGCCACCTCGGTGGTTCCCCCCCCAATATCCACAATCATATTCCCAACCGGCTCCGACACCGGCAAGCCCGCCCCGATTGCCGCGGCCATGGGCTCTTCCATCAGATAGACCTCACGCGCCCCAGCCGATTCGGCCGACTCCTTGACCGCCCGTTTCTCGACCTCGGTGATACCGTTGGGCACACAGATGACAATGCGGGGCCGCACCCAGGGTCGATTATGGACCTTCTGAATAAAATAGCGAAGCATGGCCTCGGTCGTCTCAAAATCGGCGATTACACCGTCCTTAAGCGGTCGGATGGCAACGATGTGGCCCGGGGTACGGCCCAACATTTTTTTGGCCTCAAGGCCAACGGCGAGAACTCGACGAGAGCCACGGGAGTCTTTTTGCACAGCAACGACCGAAGACTCATTACACACGATCCCCTGTCCCCTGACGTAGATCAGAGTATTTGCCGTTCCCAGGTCAATCGCCAAGTCGTCGGACAGCCACCCCCATAAGGAATTAAGAACCATGTTTTATTTCCTTAAACAGTGAACTTCCGTGCAGCAGGGAGTCCACACACGGAGTACTATCAAAATTGCTTGGCGAGAGCAAGTCCGCCTCACATAAGGCTTTTTTCTACAAGAAGTCTTTTCAGAGCCCGGCTCGTCAGACCGATACGCTTGGCTGCGCATAGACAAATCATAACGCCGTATTATATGTAAAATATCCAGGACACAAAGGAGACAAACGGGAATGCTGGATTTCATGCGACGACGGACCCGTTCGATCGGGGTTAAAATCCTGTTTGGGATCATTGCCCTCGTTTTCATCTTTTGGGGAGTCGGAGGCCAGAATGAGGGGCAGGCCATTGACGCGGTCGCCACGGTCGATGATCGCCCGATATCGGCCCGAGACTTTCAGCGCGCCTACGAAAATGTCCAAGCCGCCTACCGCAATATCTATAAGGAGAACTGGAACCCGGAGTTGATCCAGACCCTGAACCTCAAAGACCAGACCCTCGAGCAGTTGATTGACATGCGACTCATGGCGGCCGAGGCGCGGCGGGTCGGGATGACGGTCAGCGACGACGAGGTCCGCGCCTCGATTACCGAGCTGCCGGCCTTTCAGGCTTACGGCTCGTTCAGCCCTGAGCGCTACCGACGGGTGTTGCGCTCGTTCCGCATGACCCCCCGTGAGTTCGAAGACGACCAGCGGACCCAGCTGTTGACCGCAAAATTCCGAGACTTTATTCTCGGCACGGTCGAGGTCTCGGACAGCGAACTGCGGGACGTCTTCGCCTCGCGCCAGGACACGGTCAACCTGCGCTTCGTCAAAATCGCCTCGGCCACGCTGCTTGACGAGGTGGCGGTCGAGGCGGATGCCCTCCAGACGTATTACGAAACGCATAGAGAGTCTTTTCGCCAACCGGAGCGGGTGCGCTTTTCGTATATCGCGTACCCAGCCGAGCACTTTACGCCGGACGACACGGCGTCGGACCAAGATATCGAAGCCGTGTATCAGCGGGACAAGGATACCCGCTTCACCACACCGGAACGGATCAGGGCACGGCATATCTTGTTACGTCTTGATCCGAACGCGAGCGAAGCGGACAAGGACGTGGTCCGGATAGCGGCCGCCGCGCTGCTGGAGCAGATTCGCGATGGCGCGGACTTCGCCGCCCTGGCTCAGGAACACTCCGAGGATACGGCCACCGGCGCCAAGGGCGGCGACCTGGGCTTCTTCAGCCGCGGCGCGATGGTCAAACCGTTCGAGGACGCGGCGTTTGAACTCTCAGTTGGTGAGCTCAGCGAGCCGGTCGAAACCTCGTTTGGCCTCCACCTGATCCGGTTGGAGGACAAGCAGCCCGCCCAGCCGCGCCCGCTCAACGAAGTACGCGAGGAGATTGAGGACGAGCTCACCGGGCAGCGCGCTCAAGAGCGGGCCCGGCAAGCCGCCCAGGAAGATCACCAAGAGTTTGGGACGCGCGTCACGCTACCCGAGCTGGCCGAATCCCGTGGGCTGGAAGTGACCGGAAGCCCGTTGGTCAGCCGGGACGAGACGCTGCCCGACCTGGGCCGGCAACCCCAACTCCTGCAAGCCGCTTTCAGCACCGATCTCGACCAGCTCAGCGCGCCCGTCGAGATCGGCGAAACGAGCTATCTCGTCCTGCCCCACGAGCGGCGGCCGTCACAAATTCCAGACTTTAGCGAGGTGCGAGACGAGGTCGAGGGCCGCTACAAGGCCGAACAGGCCGAGGCTCTTGCCAGACACAAGGCCGAGGACTGGGTAGCACGTGCCACCCAGGACAAGTCCCTGGACCCGCTGGCAGAAGAAGAAGCCCTGGAAATAGAGGAGACCGGAGAATTTACCCGTCAGGGGACGTATATTCCCAAGATCGGCAGCCTCCCTGCCCTGAAAAAGGCGGCCTTTCGGCTGACCGAGGAAAAGCCGATCGTGCCCGACGTTTATGTGTGGGGCGGCAACGCGTTTGTGGCACAGCTCGTCGAACACCGCCCTGCCAGCGCGGCGGAGTTCGAGCAAGAAAAAGACAGCCTGCGTCAAGAACTCACCGACCGTAAGCGGGTCGAGGCGGGTCAGGCTTTTCTGCGCCATCTCAAAAAACACGCCACCATCGAGATGAACCAGGCGGCCCTGCTCCGCCTCTCCTCATAGGCAAAACTCCGAGTGATTTTCCGTTCCGCTCTCCCAAAGGAGGTCTTACATGCCCCTGTTACAGCCCGGCGACAGCGCCCCAGGTTTTAGCGTCCCGACCCACCGCGGCGAGGAACTCAGCTTGGCCAGCCTGCGCGGCAAAAAGGTGTTGTTGTGGTTCTACCCCAAGGCCGACACACCCGGTTGAACCATCGAGGGTCGCGGGTTCCGCGACCAGTACGCGATGTTTCAGGAGCAAAATGTCGAGGTCCTGGGGGTGAGCTTTGACAGCGTGGCCGACAACGCCGCCTTCGCCCAGAAGTTCGACTTTCCGTTCCTGCTGTTATGCGATACCGAACGCGAACTTGGGCTGGCCTACGGCGCGTGTGAGAACGCCACGGCCGGCTATGCCAAACGGATCAGCTATCTGATTGACGAGACGGGACAGGTTGAGCGCGTCTACGCCAGCGTGCAGGCTGGCTCGCACCCGGCCGAAGTCCTGGCCGATCTGATTTCATAACAGCCTGGTGGGGCGTAGGGCGGTGTTGGCTACCTCGACAAGGCTGGGCGACTATCCCCGAATCCTGTATATCGGGTTTCTCTACGGAGTTCCTGCGGGGCTCCGACCTCACTTGTTTGAGCCGATTTCACCAGCGAGGAAACGACGGCGTTCTTGATCGAAACTTTGAACAGTCTCGTTGAGATCTTGCGCTGGCAGTCCCGAGCCTCGGGGGACGAGGTAAGGGAGCAAGAACTCTGAACAGATGATTCCTCCCTACCCCTCCCGCGCCGCCTGCAAGGCCGCTTCATACACCACTTTGAGCGGCACGTTGCGTTCACGAGCGCAGCGTTTACAGTCTTCGTATTCAGGAGCGACGTGGATACGCCCATCCGGTTGATGGGCCAGCTTGATACCGACTTTGCCGTAGGGCGTCTCAAGCGCCCGGTGTTCACGCCGCAGGGCCATGCGC is a window of Desulfurellaceae bacterium DNA encoding:
- a CDS encoding rod shape-determining protein, which codes for MVLNSLWGWLSDDLAIDLGTANTLIYVRGQGIVCNESSVVAVQKDSRGSRRVLAVGLEAKKMLGRTPGHIVAIRPLKDGVIADFETTEAMLRYFIQKVHNRPWVRPRIVICVPNGITEVEKRAVKESAESAGAREVYLMEEPMAAAIGAGLPVSEPVGNMIVDIGGGTTEVAVIALAGVVFSRSVRVGGDKMDEAISQYIKRKYNVLIGERTSELIKITIGSAYPSDEIQTMEIKGRDMVAGIPKSVELSDEEIRDCLLDPINQIVEAVRVALERTPPELASDIVEKGIILAGGGALLRNLDILLREETGLPVALADDPLTAVVKGAGKALDELSLLREVAI
- a CDS encoding SurA N-terminal domain-containing protein — its product is MLDFMRRRTRSIGVKILFGIIALVFIFWGVGGQNEGQAIDAVATVDDRPISARDFQRAYENVQAAYRNIYKENWNPELIQTLNLKDQTLEQLIDMRLMAAEARRVGMTVSDDEVRASITELPAFQAYGSFSPERYRRVLRSFRMTPREFEDDQRTQLLTAKFRDFILGTVEVSDSELRDVFASRQDTVNLRFVKIASATLLDEVAVEADALQTYYETHRESFRQPERVRFSYIAYPAEHFTPDDTASDQDIEAVYQRDKDTRFTTPERIRARHILLRLDPNASEADKDVVRIAAAALLEQIRDGADFAALAQEHSEDTATGAKGGDLGFFSRGAMVKPFEDAAFELSVGELSEPVETSFGLHLIRLEDKQPAQPRPLNEVREEIEDELTGQRAQERARQAAQEDHQEFGTRVTLPELAESRGLEVTGSPLVSRDETLPDLGRQPQLLQAAFSTDLDQLSAPVEIGETSYLVLPHERRPSQIPDFSEVRDEVEGRYKAEQAEALARHKAEDWVARATQDKSLDPLAEEEALEIEETGEFTRQGTYIPKIGSLPALKKAAFRLTEEKPIVPDVYVWGGNAFVAQLVEHRPASAAEFEQEKDSLRQELTDRKRVEAGQAFLRHLKKHATIEMNQAALLRLSS
- a CDS encoding redoxin domain-containing protein; translation: MPLLQPGDSAPGFSVPTHRGEELSLASLRGKKVLLWFYPKADTPG
- a CDS encoding redoxin domain-containing protein: MFQEQNVEVLGVSFDSVADNAAFAQKFDFPFLLLCDTERELGLAYGACENATAGYAKRISYLIDETGQVERVYASVQAGSHPAEVLADLIS